The following proteins come from a genomic window of Archocentrus centrarchus isolate MPI-CPG fArcCen1 chromosome 3, fArcCen1, whole genome shotgun sequence:
- the LOC115774849 gene encoding E3 ubiquitin-protein ligase NEDD4-like → MARRLRLHFASRRSNTDPLSESLRSHGEESGVGASAHSPSESLAHSSVRLKVTPLSPDYANNQCSSVFIPRVNTGGSNKKKILQISLQPCGKLSGELDGSIEDGEPGVGEGGGASTGSDGGSCSSSMASDAGYCSSNSIFEPEAPEKHRTTQERSLHYCKSKVPLRRCSSLVIFPKSPCSTPPASPVSPVALPALPVVKGCNQSSFQTSGNEYSQADEEVICKGSTNMAVTGHRFPKGSCSAEFRDMKHMVQFSIPLQDEPICKTEDSSKMMEPSAALDKSNRHSSSLLLHFAHQKPILSGKGATTTATVNVEYPEAHYPAQNPEDERNCHKKLYRSTSACLFSSAKPSEKNYKFCSSGKGHQEKHCHHALQRSFSLEVPYPNTGISCHVSNPKLSGPCSPHVHIHLSPCCPAKLPSSLTDVNTGNKWNSTPTSSDQYTKVSFLSGIN, encoded by the coding sequence ATGGCACGTCGGCTCCGCTTGCATTTTGCGTCAAGGAGAAGCAACACGGACCCTCTGTCAGAAAGCCTCCGCAGCCATGGTGAGGAAAGTGGAGTCGGTGCGTCAGCTCATAGCCCCTCGGAGAGTCTGGCGCACAGTTCTGTTCGCTTGAAGGTGACTCCTCTGTCACCAGACTATGCTAATAATCAATGCTCTTCAGTGTTCATACCCAGGGTTAACACCGGAGGAAGTAATAAGAAGAAAATTCTACAGATTTCACTCCAGCCCTGTGGAAAACTCAGTGGAGAGCTGGATGGCAGCATAGAGGATGGAGAACCGGGAGttggtgaaggaggaggagcaagTACAGGCTCTGACGGGGGctcttgcagcagcagcatggccAGCGATGCTGGCTACTGCAGCAGTAACAGCATCTTTGAGCCAGAGGCACCAGAAAAGCATAGGACCACCCAAGAGAGGAGTCTACACTACTGCAAGTCCAAAGTTCCCCTGAGACGGTGCTCCTCCTTGGTTATATTTCCAAAGAGCCCCTGCAGCACCCCACCTGCTTCCCCAGTAAGTCCAGTGGCTCTTCCTGCTCTCCCAGTAGTGAAGGGGTGTAATCAGTCATCTTTTCAGACATCTGGTAATGAGTACTCACAGGCAGATGAGGAAGTGATTTGCAAAGGGTCCACCAACATGGCAGTAACTGGTCATCGCTTTCCAAAAGGAAGCTGTTCGGCTGAGTTCAGGGACATGAAACACATGGTACAGTTTAGTATTCCTTTACAGGATGAACCAATATGCAAAACAGAGGACAGCAGTAAAATGATGGAACCATCAGCGGCTCTAGACAAATCAAATCGTCACTCCAGCAGCCTGTTGCTGCACTTTGCCCACCAGAAACCAATTCTATCAGGGAAGGGAGCCACAACAACAGCTACAGTCAATGTGGAATACCCGGAGGCTCATTACCCAGCCCAGAACCCAGAGGATGAGCGGAACTGCCACAAGAAACTTTATCGTAGTACCTCTGCTTGTTTGTTCTCCTCAGCTAAACCTTCTGAGAAAAATTACAAGTTCTGTTCATCAGGAAAAGGCCATCAAGAAAAACACTGTCATCACGCCCTACAGAGGAGCTTTTCCCTCGAGGTGCCTTACCCTAACACTGGAATTTCATGTCACGTCTCAAATCCCAAACTCAGCGGCCCCTGCTCTCCACATGTACACATTCATTTGTCTCCTTGTTGCCCAGCTAAGTTGCCTAGCTCTCTTACTGATGTTAACACAGGCAACAAGTGGAATAGTACACCCACAAGCTCAGACCAATACACCAAGGTAAGTTTCTTAAGTGGAATTAACTGA